From Fusarium oxysporum f. sp. lycopersici 4287 chromosome 13, whole genome shotgun sequence, one genomic window encodes:
- a CDS encoding hypothetical protein (At least one base has a quality score < 10), producing MAKGANSPQRPRYWLLTSPRTASNLLVKMLNLDDQNVRPASHGGYFFLPSLPKHFLVAEKPMDTWTEEESATVNKVIQECSERFQDYIAAAEKEGQVIYVKEHSIMLNHPRCEDSYVNGSTGSQKEAVPLPMMGITQPTRSPLNLTLFPDEFLKTWNPTFLIRHPALMIPSLYRTCFGKMEWEGFKRPRKEPMTAEVTMKWHRTLYDFFSEHFANDSIWPIVIDADDVMTCPQLVGKYAQLTGLDESKVRYSWDKAGEEELNKLSHVEQRMLSSINASTTIDQSKVAGKVDIDQEVVKWKAEFGEEGAQKLERWVRDAMPDYKFLHSRRLRLEQE from the coding sequence ATGGCTAAAGGCGCAAACTCTCCTCAACGCCCTCGATACTGGCTTCTTACGTCTCCTCGTACTGCCTCCAACCTGTTGGTCAAGATGCTCAACCTCGACGACCAGAACGTACGTCCTGCCAGCCACGGAGGATACTTCTTCCTTCCATCTTTGCCCAAGCACTTCTTGGTAGCTGAGAAGCCTATGGACACATGGACGGAGGAAGAGAGTGCGACAGTGAACAAGGTAATCCAGGAATGCTCAGAAAGATTCCAAGATTATATCGCTGCGGCCGAGAAGGAAGGTCAGGTTATTTATGTAAAGGAACACTCTATCATGTTGAACCATCCTCGTTGCGAGGATAGTTATGTCAATGGCTCAACGGGATCTCAGAAAGAGGCGGTGCCACTTCCCATGATGGGCATCACTCAACCGACTCGGTCACCACTCAATCTCACACTGTTTCCagatgagtttctcaagaCGTGGAATCCGACTTTTCTCATCCGCCACCCTGCTCTGATGATACCATCTTTGTACCGCACATGTTTCGGCAAGATGGAATGGGAGGGTTTCAAGCGCCCAAGAAAGGAGCCCATGACAGCAGAAGTCACTATGAAGTGGCACAGAACATTGTACGACTTCTTCTCTGAGCACTTTGCGAACGACAGTATTTGGCCTATCGTCATTGATGCCGACGATGTTATGACATGCCCTCAACTGGTAGGAAAGTATGCACAGTTGACAGGTCTTGACGAGAGCAAAGTCCGCTACTCATGGGATAAGGCAGGAGAGGAAGAACTGAACAAGCTGAGCCACGTGGAGCAGAGGATGCTTAGCTCTATCAACGCTAGTACAACGATTGACCAGAGTAAAGTAGCTGGGAAAGTTGATATTGATCAGGAGGTAGTCAAGTGGAAGGCCGAGTTTGGCGAAGAAGGGGCGCAAAAGCTTGAGCGATGGGTGAGAGACGCTATGCCAGACTATAAGTTTCTGCATTCCAGGAGACTCAGGTTGGAGCAAGAGTAG
- a CDS encoding MFS transporter, SP family, general alpha glucoside:H+ symporter, translating into MSEQVLKPKEELGHTDFDHKEVLKNNDLMHDAFDAEQREHEQGVWAAAKAHPWACFWAFIMCFTIVMESFDMFLNGNFVALPAFQKHYGVHVEGSGWTIPTRWQSALFQAGQCGAFVGVFLAGPITNKFGYRWTTIFALMLMNATIFISFFANSLELLVVGQALEGVPWGFFIANSPAYASEIVPLALRGACTATLQMSWSIGSTIVAGATYAYNKRNDQWAWRVPLALQWLFPTPLLILVFLSPESPWWLIRKGRKEEALRSIQRLGSNDKEVAHQKLAMMERTVEIEEQEGGNPSLLDLVKGTDLRRTIITCLIYASQNFAGNLIANQATFFFERAGVSTERAFQLNLVNSCLQFVANILSLPITSSFGRRTIYLWGTIVNVAFLFILGIVATIHQTTATNYTQAVLGILISFVYAGSLGPISYTIIAETSSIRLRALSTGVGRAAYYIAEIPMIYLASRLLNPTGWNLGGKCGYVWGGTAVVCFVSAYFFLPELKDRSYRETDILFKRKIPARKFKSTVIDVRDNE; encoded by the exons ATGTCTGAACAGGTTCTCAAGCCAAAGGAGGAGCTCGGTCATACCGACTTCGACCATAAGGAAGTCTTGAAGAACAATGATCTTATGCATGATGCCTTCGATGCTGAACAGCGCGAGCATGAGCAGGGCGTTTGGGCTGCCGCGAAGGCCCATCCATGGGCTTGCTTCTGGGCATTCATTATGTGCTTTACCATT GTCATGGAATCgttcgatatgttcctgAACGGAAACTTTGTCGCTCTTCCCGCCTTCCAGAAACACTACGGAGTTCACGTCGAGGGTTCAGGTTGGACCATCCCAACAAGATGGCAGAGTGCTCTCTTCCAAGCAGGACAATGTGGTGCCTTCGTGGGTGTCTTCCTTGCCGGACCTATCACCAACAAGTTCGGTTACCGATGGACAACAATCTTTGCTCTGATGCTCATGAATGcgaccatcttcatctcgtTTTTT GCCAACTCGTTGGAGCTCCTTGTCGTCGGACAAGCCTTGGAAGGTGTACCATGGGGTTTCTTCATCGCTAACTCCCCTGCCTATGCTTCCGAGATCGTGCCCCTTGCCCTTCGTGGTGCTTGTACAGCAACCCTGCAGATGAGTTGGTCTATTGGATCCACCATCGTGGCTGGCGCTACTTATGCCTACAATAAGAGGAATGATCAGTGGGCTTGGCGTGTACCTCTCGCCTTGCAATGGCTTTTCCCC ACACCTCTCTTGATTCTCGTGTTCCTCTCCCCCGAGTCTCCATGGTGGCTCATTCGTAAGGGGCGCAAAGAGGAGGCACTACGCTCAATCCAGCGCCTCGGAAGTAATGACAAGGAGGTAGCTCACCAGAAGCTTGCCATGATGGAACGTActgttgagattgaggagcaggagggCGGTAACCCTTCTCtgcttgaccttgtcaagGGTACTGACTTGAGACGAACGATCATTACTTGCTTGATCTACGCGTCGCAGAACTTTGCTGGTAACTTGATCGCTAACCAAGCCACTTTCTTCTTCGAAC GAGCTGGAGTCTCAACTGAGCGTGCGTTCCAGCTTAACCTCGTCAACTCGTGTCTCCAGTTCGTTGCCAACATCTTGTCTCTCCCCATCACCAGTTCTTTCGGCCGCCGTACTATTTACCTCTGGGGAACAATCGTCAATGTCGCCTTCTTGTTCATCCTCGGCATCGTCGCCACAATCCACCAGACCACCGCCACCAACTATACACAAGCTGTGCTTGGAATATTGATCTCCTTCGTCTATGCTGGTAGTCTCGGACCTATCTCATACACAATCATCGCCGAGACCTCGTCTATCCGACTTCGTGCTCTGAGCACTGGTGTTGGTCGTGCTGCCTACTACATTGCCGAGATCCCTATGATCTACCTGGCTTCACGACTCCTGAACCCTACCGGATGGAATCTTGGTGGCAAGTGCGGCTATGTCTGGGGAGGCACTGCAGTTGTTTGCTTCGTCTCGGCCTACTTCTTCCTTCCTGAGCTCAAGGATCGATCATACCGGGAGACTGATATCTTGTTCAAGCGCAAGATTCCTGCGAGGAAGTTCAAGTCAACTGTTATCGATGTCAGAGACAACGAGTAA